The segment CCAAGACCGGACGACCTTCCTTATAGGCTTGTTTCGCAATTGCGGCACCAAGATCATAGCCAATCACAGCATTCAAAGCGGTTACCAGTATCGGGTTACGTGACAAGGCCTCATCCAGATTCTTTTGAATTACGCTAAATGTTGCAATCGAATTATCCGCGAGTAAACGACTTGCATTGGCCAGGATCTCGATACTTTGCAGCAAGTTATAGGCAATAACCGGCAGCATTACATTTAGTTGAAAATTTCCAGACTGCCCTGCGACGGTAATGGTCGAGTCATTGCCGATCACCTGGGCACAGACCATGCAGACCGCTTCGGGAATAACCGGATTCACTTTACCAGGCATGATCGAACTACCGGGTTGCAAGGCTTGTAAAGCAATCTCACCCAAACCCGCCAGGGGTCCGGAATTCATCCAACGCAGGTCATTGGCAATCTTCATCAAACTTACCGCAATTACTTTGAGCTGTCCGGACAGTTCGACCGCAGCGTCTTGTGTTCCGATGCTCTCGAAATAATTCTCATTCGGCGTAAAATCGACAGCAGTTTCGTGACTGAGAGCCTGGGCAAACTTTTTGCCGAACTCCGGATGTGCATTGACCCCGGTTCCTACGGCGGTACCGCCCTGGGCGAGTTTTTGAACCCTTTCCAAACTGTCTTGCAAACGTTCGATACCTGAATCGATCTGTGCCGCCCAGCCATCCAGTTCCTGGCCGATGGTGACAGGCATGGCGTCCATTAAATGCGTACGACCGGTTTTGGTCACTGTGGCCATTTCATTGGCTTTGGCGGTTAAGACTCTATGTAAATGTCCCAGGGCCGGGATAAGTTGTTCA is part of the Gammaproteobacteria bacterium genome and harbors:
- a CDS encoding class II fumarate hydratase, with translation MSKDFRIEKDSMGELQVPADALWAAQTQRAVQNFPISGLHMPRSFIRAIGLVKYSAAVANHELGLLDAQQAEIIRSVAKRVSNGDYDAHFPIDVFQTGSGTSTNMNSNEVIANLASQESGLNIHPNDHVNMGQSSNDVIPTTIHVSAALATREQLIPALGHLHRVLTAKANEMATVTKTGRTHLMDAMPVTIGQELDGWAAQIDSGIERLQDSLERVQKLAQGGTAVGTGVNAHPEFGKKFAQALSHETAVDFTPNENYFESIGTQDAAVELSGQLKVIAVSLMKIANDLRWMNSGPLAGLGEIALQALQPGSSIMPGKVNPVIPEAVCMVCAQVIGNDSTITVAGQSGNFQLNVMLPVIAYNLLQSIEILANASRLLADNSIATFSVIQKNLDEALSRNPILVTALNAVIGYDLGAAIAKQAYKEGRPVLDVALENTDLNKEELQRLLDPYALTKGGIQKR